Genomic window (Ananas comosus cultivar F153 linkage group 1, ASM154086v1, whole genome shotgun sequence):
GTTCCTTTGCATTGATATGATGACCGTGGCGTGATGTATGTGGATTCCAGCTGCGTTGATTGATTTTGTAAATTAGATAGGGGTGAAAAAGATTTCAAATAACAAGCTTTTAAATGTGTTCATGTTACATATGCTAAGTCTACTTGTTGAAATGACATCTAGATGTTACCATTCTACACATACACAAGAGTCATTGTTTAGATTTGGATTGTCGTAACGATCGTCCAATGTTGAACTTTGTGCTTCGCTGCCGATTTGGTAGGTATTATCACTGTGCAGATATATTTATCTCCTTttgtcattatatatatatatatatatatatatatatattctccttTCCTTGATCATCAAACATCTCAAGCCTTTCGCCTTCGAAAGGCAAAAGTAAAACTAGCATACTAAATTATTGCATTGCTTTAATGAACAACGATTGCCTTGTACGTCGTAACGGCATGCATAGATCGTGCCACATTCTGATACATGCTGATGAATGAAATGGGTTCTGTATAGGGCCTATTCCCGCCATTCATTCTATGGGCACTGATGGTCAATTGGAAGTGGATATGCCGCAGCACAAAAGCACATGGTCGATTGCCAAGCCGCATGCTGTGGTGTAATGCCCAACTAGTTCGTTAGTAATAGTACTTCTTGGGCGAAACATACTTCGATTTAAGCATTCATGCAAAACATGCTTCGAGTTAAAGAACTGCCCTTGCCTTCCTGTTCTTAATTGTCGTTCTTTTGACATGACACTTTGATGACGACAAACTAGGGAACAGTTTACTCAAATGATCTCCATGCTTGGGAAGTAAAATGATAGGACTCGCTGTCTTGCTCGCCACACTCAACCTAATGTCTCCGAAAGtttatttttcagtttttccCTCATGAGTATTTCTTATATCATTATGTTTGTTTTCTACATTTTCCATCCTGTCTAATAAAGGAAACAAATTTGAAGGTAGTGGCTATTTTTGCTGTCttatccttttcttcttttggctATGGAAGGTTGATTGATGCCCTGGAGATGATGAAGCAAGGAGTTCGGCGCCTTCTAATCCGAAAGAGTGTTACGTGGAAAGGCATGAGCAAGCGCTTCTCCGTCCTTTACAATGGCAAATGGCTCAAGAACGCTGCTGAAACCTCATCCAAAGGGGACTCTTCCGCCACCAGTAATTCTAGTACTCAACCATCATCGTCTTCATGTCGTCTCCCTGACGATGAAAAATTTTGCTGCCTCTCACGTGAAGACATTGTCCGATTCCTTATCTGCTGCCTCGGTGCTCTCGCCCCCATCCCCTTATCCTCCATTTCCTCCCTTGGTGCCATCAACCTGCTCTACTCCCACATCTCTGCTTCTGTCCCTGCAATCGAAGCCGCCCACAAGATCCCCCAAGATCCATGTGCTATCGCTGTCGTCGAAACAAACCCCGACGGGTCCCACAAGATAATAGGTGACATATCCGCATACAAATTGTGGAAATGTGATTACTTAGCCGCTGCATGGGCCATGGCGAATCTATCGGCAGGGCAGTTTGTTATTGGTGCCGATGAGAACAGATCGCCGGCGCCAATTACTCTTCCTGATTTCGGCATCAGTCCGTCATTCGATGAAACCGGTACCAGGGGTTCTCCGAGGTTGAGTAAGTTCAGCAGTAGAAGTATCGGGTTTGTTGGTACTCAGGCGAATCACATGGCTGTCGGGAGGCTGAGGAGCATGTACCGTGGGAGGAGCGCGCCGCTGACATGCAAGAGTACAAGCTCGTTAGCAGCCGTCATGGCACAGATGCTGTCGCACAGGGCGACTCATGTCTGGGTGACGGATCCCGAGTCTGAAGATGGGATCTTGGTCGGGGTGGTCGGTTATGGGGACATTCTTAATGCGGTCACGAAGAATGTCTTTTCGACGGCACCATAAACTCTTTCGCGTTTTCCTTGATCTGCGATTGGtatgattatattatataatgttttTCTACCTATAAGGATGCTGTTATTTGTCGAAAGGTATTCCAAAGGGTTTTTGTTCGAGAGACTATCGTATTTCATCGATTGGAATGGTGTGGTGTTTATGGTAGTTAATTGTATATTTGTTGTAGAACATCTATAAGGAAATTTGTTGAACCTTTGGCTAGGTTGATCTTTGCtagagtttcttttctttttcggaGAGTGGCCCCAGCTGTTTCAGCAGCTGATGGAACtacaagtgttttttttttttgtttaaatacgGAATCAAGGAGATGAAACCCTTAAAAATGGAATGTGTTATTTGATAGAAGTAGATTGTTACAGGGGCCTATATTGCTTAGTTTTTGAGAATGAGGATTTTTCTGAAGAAAATATTTTCCTAAATTATATAATCAAGGGTGATTGTGAAAGGGAACCTGTTATGTTATATTAGCGTAAGAAAAGTGTTGTTTGAGAAAAATTGTTCATGTTGCTCAGAAAGACTTTTAGTTGAAGCCTAtgagatttgaagtttcaaattGAAGATTCTACCTGGATAACAGAAAGCATTTTCCAAGTTCCTGCTCAAGCTGAAAGTCGGAGATTCGAGTTGTATATCAGAAAGCTTGTTTTGGATTCCGGGTTGCTGCTTACGCTGAAAGCGATTCTGTTTGGCGAAGGATTGACATCTGTGGTAAATCTTGTCATCATACTCATATAGAGAAAAGAGtaaacagaaaaggaaaaggaacaaGGGAAGATACACAGAACTTTCACATACCATCATATGGTGGAATGCCTACAGAACAAAAGGATGTCATAGCAAAAGTAATCTAGCTTCATATACAACCAAGCTTTCGCCCGAACCAAAAAAGGAACCATTTTCTATCATCATGAGAGCGAAACAGCCACACTCAAGCCGCTATAAAAGTGTTAGATAACATTCTTCGTTCAAAAATTTGGGCGTCAGTGAGGGAAGTCTTCGTGAGCCGCAAAGTATGCATATTATGTTCCTAACTTCAAGGCGAAGAAGATCCTCCACAAGAACATAAGCTGGAACGACTCACCGTCTCAAAACTCATTCAATTGAGCTTAACTTGGCTATTGAGAAGCTGATTCAGCTTTTACAGGGAAATTCTTAGCCTCCTCTTCGGCCACATCACTGCTCAATCAAAACAAAGAGAAATAAATAATGAACTTCCTGAATGGAGGCGAGAAAACTAGCAATTAAGTTCTACTCGCAAACCTGTCAGCGGCTTCTTCTTTGCTGATTAGCGTGATTTTGTTAGACAAAAGAAGATCAAAGAAGTTGGCAAGATTGGTTATCTTCCGCTTATCCTTTAGTTCAATCAGAAACCGGTTGAATTCTCTTGGTTCCTAAGGGACAAACAGCAAAGTATTATAGTTAGTTCCAATAACACCTGCCACGAACATTGCAATGCACATATTACCATTTTCGGGCCTAAGACCGGGCCGTTAGCCGGCAGCTTAGATTATAGTCAAGCTATGTATGCAGTAGCAAACCTAAATCCGGCTCAAGCTTCATCATCCCTATTGATAAGCGACAAATACCTGTTCAATAATGCAGCCTTTACGTAGAGCTTTCAAGCATTCGACTGCTTTTTGGAAAGCATCCTGTTCGTGAGAATTTTCCAACATATTGGCAATATAATTTTGCATCTCCTCAATTGCTTTGCGAACCCACTTCGAACTATCCCTTCTTGCCATCATGGCCTCGAAATCTTGGATAGGATTTTGATTTCCAATCTTTTCCACCTTCTTGTCAGATGAATATTCTAGCAAGTTAGAAGCTGTCGGATCTTTGGCACTAACTTCTTCATTTGAAAGTGATGGCTTCTCCCTCCATGCCCGTCTCGATGACTTCTTTTTCTGCAAAACAGCTTACGCAAATTGTAAGACACGTTTCTCTTCTTTATTAAGGAACCGAATGTAAAAGCATTTAGCAGCATCCAAACCTTTGGATTTTCCTTGAGCTCGAAATGTTTGGGGAATTCGATTAAAAGTTTCTGATCAGagaaaacatcaggactttgCTCTGTCATCATCTTAAGACTCGTATCAAGCGGGGGCACATCAGCATCTGGCTGCTTCGACCTCAACTCGAGAAAGCGATAAAATCTCTGAAAAACAGGTAATACAATCTTGTCAgagtaagaaaaagaaaaaacaaatcaaatGCTTAAACTAATCTTACTGTCGGTAACAATCATAGATGGTAACAAGGTATGGAAGATGAAACAAAGTTATGCGGTCCGTTAACAAGTGGTAAAATAATGAATCAGAGGAGTCTAGCTTTGTAAGCATGATGGAAGAATTTCAGTTAGTATACATTCATGTATCAGACAACACTATAACACTTTACAATGGCTAGCTTTATTGTTGAAATCACTAGTGATCAGTATAGCCATTTATAGGTTATTAGAACAAAAAAGCAAACAAGTTCATTACCAGTTGATGAAAAACTTAAAGGTTTAGTTGatgttaaaaatattacaaaccttAAGTTGCGAACACTACAATGGAGTGTAATAATACTCTGGAGCAACATGAATTAATAAGAAAATGCTACAGTGTAACATGTTTGAAAAGCTTTGTTTGGCAAAGCAAGACAACACCTCTAAAACTGGGTTTGGCGTGAAATCAGGTTGTAGTATTTCCTGTCTCCCGGACGGTGCAAGGTCTAACATTCTCACAAAGTTATCTGCTGCCTCTTGCTGTTCTTCACTGGGGTGGTATGACGAAGGAAGATTGTCGAAAGATGGAAATTGGAACTCTCTTACATCCTCAGCAAAAGGAAGTACATTAAAGTAGAATGAGTCTGGCTGCTTGCAAaaacagaaggaaaaaaaaaaaatccttttaagAAACACCACTCTTGAGGGGTATATACGAAATCCAAATTTACAGAAGTACATAGGAAGAGATGATTTGGCATTATATACAAGGGCCCCTAATGAAAGAAAAGCAACTAGACAATGTGAAAAACATTAAATAAAAGGAAACTCACAATATTATCAACTGAAGATATGTTGGGTGTAAGCACACCAATAACAACATTTCCTTGACCTTGTCGCCACACACACCGCAAAATTGCACACTTGTTCATTTCCTTCATTGCTCTAGCTATTGCAGACACTGCGACAATTGCTTTTCTATTTCCAGGTTCAGGAATAAAGATGTAGACATCCTTCATATAATAGTGCCTTTATGAAGATAGAAGAAAATGAGAATCATAACAGAAACAGAACATTTCAGAACTGCACAATAATGCGTGGCTCATCTTCTGATCATACTGCATGATACACAAACTCTTAAACACAAAAGTTTTACAGCGCAAATTCACAATTAGtaatgtaacaaaataaaaataggtacATACTTCAACATTCCTAGTAAATTAAAACACCCAACTACATCATgaactaccaaaaaaaaaagaaaaaaaaaaagaaaaaagaaaatcctcAACAATATTAACAAGCCTACATGTTACTCTATGCTGAAACTACCAAGttagaaaaaagtataataccTTAAAATGTTTGAAGCATCAGTAAATCCGAGAAGCTTTACACTCTTTTCAGGTTTGAACTTGACAGCCTCCCACTCGGCGGGAGATATAGGAACTACTTGTGGCCCATAGCGATAACCTTTGATTCTTTGCTCTGGTGGAATAACTTTATTGGGATCTTCGATGCTTTTGTACTCAAAATCTACTTTAACCTCATGAGTAGCAAATTTATCACTTGCAGGTGCTTTGTCAGAATACATTTTTAATGTAGGGAATCTCTCCTCAGATGTTTTCTTATAAACCCAAACCTGCATCAAAATACTAAGGCTACAATAAGAAAGTTAAAGACAAAACctttccaaaaagaaaaaaaggaaaaaaacaacaGTATTGAAACACTACAGAACGTATTAAAATAACAATCACAGACtaaaattaacaataaataaacTTGATAATTTTATGGCATCGatgatgttaaatataaaaatgtttaaaacaccgttctctaacagcttaagcttttagagtacaacggttgtttcacatggtatcagaataggaggtcctgagttcgagtcatgccaggctcctaacatattaattttctcccatttaatttaagcccacgtcatgggccgactaaaaagtctcgagcccagacgtgagggggagtgttaaatataaaaatgtttaaaacatcattctctaacagcttaagcttttagagtacaacggttgtttcacagatGACATAAAATAATCGATCCTAACCAATGGAGTTGGTAGCAGAAAGGAGCTTCACGAAAGAGCTTCACGAAAACAAAGGTTGTCTTAATAACTTTTACTAGGAAATAATATTGACAACATGGACCATTGGTTCAAGGGAAAATTAGCAGCATaagagataaaataataatgcaaAAGTCATAAAACGTACAGAAGAAAAATTATCACATGCCAtcgaatttgatttttatacaagtttctttaagaaaattttttctcttttaacaAGTTagataatttcataaattttgctACATGTTCTGTACCATCAAAAAGGACAATCGGAAAAGTCGGAAAACACAATTTCGAATGCAGAGCATTTATTTAGACATGGACTAACAAACAATAAGAAAGTAATCTATTACATCTTATTCTTACCTTGATCTTCATATTAGAGCTTATTTCCATGTCTCCCCTGAATACAGTAACTGGCATTATATTTCGAGTTCTAAGGGCACCTAAAAGTGATAGAGGGCTGTCGACATGAACTGTTCTTGCTACTATTCTCTTTGAGAAGAGATCCAATAGATGGTCATTTTCGTCCATCACGCTAGTACGCATAGCTCCAGGTTCTCTGTAAACTATACAATCAAACTTAACTCCATGAGCTTTCATCTGTTGACAAATGGCGTCGACCTGATCCTTTTTTGTCCCCTCATAAGGATCTTTTATAGGATATTTTGCATCAGTGATTAGACAAAGGCGTTGCTTTCCCTTGTTTGTAGGTCCAAACTTCTTTATCAGCATGTCTATACCGACAACAATGGCATCCATAACTAACAAAAGTCAAGGACATCGGAAGCATGAACTTAAGCCAGTATTCGCAGTATTGACAGGATATATGTAATTTACCACCAAAAAACATCATGAAACAAGGCATTTACACGCACAGCacataacataaaaataaaaaagtttaattgGATATTGTAGGAATCAAATATGTGAAAAAAGACATCATTTGAGATGATGGAAATACAGAAGCACAAACTTTAAGAACCCAATATACTAACCCCTTGATTTTTACAATAGAAAGAATGTAATACCTACTGTTAAGTAATCAGAAGCCGTAGATAGAAAAGAAGCAAAGACCCGATTAAATAGAAGTATGTtgcacaaaagaaaacaaaattatattatgcgGATACAATCACCAGGAACAGTTCCTCTTGGAAGGTTTTGTAAAGTGTCAGTTGCCTCCCCATCGACAACTTTAATATTACGCAAAACCACCACATGCTCATATCCACCCACTTCCTTTTGGAGCTCATTGTTAGTTTCTGAGAATCGCAAAGCATCTCATTAACCAAAATTTGGTAATGGTAATAATGTATATCAAATCAACCCAGCGAAGTACTTCACTCAAAACTGTgcaatgaaaaaagaaaaggggaagcATGATATATAGTTCTAAGTGCAAAAATATTCAACTTTTGTCAAAGCGAAATGAAAGGCACGAGATCAAATTGGAATACTACTTGATAGAAAGGAATACCTCCAGTTCCAAATACAACAACCGCAACTTCGTCACTCTTGCCGTAGATTAGCTGCAAAAGCCAAAGATTAAAGAGCACCATTAAACCCTGATTCCTCACAAATTAGACCAATTTAGAGAGAAATTTATAAGAAAATGAACTACAAATCCTTGCCTTCTTCTGCACGAGCATCGAGCAGACCTTTTCGACCTCCTGAAGAACACCATGCATTGATGGGCCAACATCAAGCAGCAAAACCACAGCTTCCTACATTCCCACACATGTAAATACATAAGGGAATCGACTTTTCTCATAAAAATCACATTTTTGGCCCCAAAAaacccccccttttttttaggGTGTTTCATTTCATTTAAGCGTTCGATCACTTCCAAGTACCCAAATTTGTGGTAGAAATTGATTTCAAGAGTATGAACCCCGCTGATTAATTTGATTTAGGGGGCAACAAAAGTAAACTATAACTACAAGGTGGTCGGAGTCGTAAAAACCTCTCCGATTAACTCAttaaaaaatgggaaaaaaaaaggaaaaaaggggaAAGAGTGGGGAAGggggaattagggttttggagaagCAGGGTTTACCCTGTTGCGAGCCATGGATGAGGAGAATCCGAAGCTCGAccgggagaggaaggagagggagtggGGATTGAGAGGATTGGATATAATAAAGCAAAAagggagattttttttttgtttggtttatttttaaatttgggaAATTTGACTCTCACTCTCTTTGCTTTGATCCTTCCCGCGTAAGCTTCAGAGCCAGAGAAATAACAAATAAGTgcttcttatttattttattttgacttttaattccttttctttgttttttgtaatttttaattttgttttgtgtACATACATTTTATGGCAAAAAGTTAGCTAAATTATCCTTTCGATCCTCAAAATATAAGCCCGATgacactttaaattttaaattttaattttataaattatttttaatcgaATTTGATCGTTTAATTTAGTTTACTAAATACTAACGTGTCAGTGATATTAAACTAATATAGTATTTTACTTTATCGTATCATTAATCATAACAGTGTGCTCGTATTTATAAATACTGTTTTTTATTATCTTGTTATATTTTATGTGCTTTACATTTATGTACGAGcgttttttcaataaaaataaggTTGTTTTATGTGATTTTGTTTTAGctttggttcggagttaagaaaaaattagttattttaggAATAAGGTTAAGTTTAGGATTAAGATGgggttagaatatttttatgtttggttgggaattggagttagtctaggatagtgaaaaatagtatttggttggaataggtgggataagaaggatagtgagttattatgaatagaaaataatatttggttgaGATTTGATAGGATTAgttggggttagctaacccggaaTAACTCATTTCAGGTGGGTTAGCTAAtctcatccatttttagaagtgtttggaaataaaatgggagttaaggggttattccaccccttaactcCCAACCAAACGGATTAAAGAATTGAAAAACAAACAaaccaaaatttttataatttaaaacaatacgattcataatttttttaaaaatatattatgtatcagtctcaaataataatcaaataattacgTCGACCATCATTATTTTTAGATTAAAGATgtttaacataaaaataatcataattatatctttttttattatttaaaaaattaaataaataaaaatatttttttttaaaaccaaatATTCCAGATTGAATCAACCGAATTATATTATGGCTTGATTtcaattttatattcttttattgcaaaaaaacaaaactgaTCCAACTAATGCTCGCTCCAAATAGAGAATCAAACTTTTTTATTCCATTAAATTCTCTAGAAACCATCTAGGCCATGGactgtatttattattatttttttttggcaacaactatttcattcaaatttgaacaattaaaaataaaattttcatcttttttttaagggttaaatgcatatatataagtccttgcaaacataataaattataaatatatccctataaagtttcatatttatattttacttctacaaaagttctattattttcaaatatatccttctgaTTTATTATCGttatagaattatttatattttaagtaaaatgctaattttgctatcacaaatatgttcattcaaaagccacaacagtataatataaaaaaaataaaaatatcaagttattttataaactaaTCAGAGTTAAGTGTTTAATCTATTGTTAACTAAAGTTTTCTAACGACAAAAATATattggaaaaattttagaatttttacgGAAATAATAGTACCTTGGAAAAATCACTGCATGGCTTATATTTTACCTATATAAAAATACTTATTAATGTGAGCATCTGAGTAGGATGACAAATCAGAATATGCTCTCACCCTCGATTTTCATGATCTTTCCAGTTACAACTTACAACTACAAAGAGattaataataatgtaaaaagGATAAAAGTACATAAAAACCCTCATTAGAATGTTAGGTAAAATGGAATGATATctattttctaataatatattaaaaaaaaaggtaatctTCAAATAACACTCcagtggtttcgtattttctcactttagtattctatggtttaaagtatatcgagttagtgttctgtggtttcatttttatcttttcgttagttTTTCCGTTAattttctgttaatatttcgttaaattatatataaaaaaacttcaaatacttcatctaaatttatcaaatattcactttcgtatcttttagttttaactttgtcactgatttaacgaaaaaaatagtaaaattaataataaaaagataaaaatgatacactttaaaccacatgatagtaaaataaaaaattgttaaaccacataggggtggtatttgaaggtttttctaaaaaaaaattgattgttTGTACTAACAActacttttttaattatattatttcaaaTGAATTTAAGCTatgctaaaattaaattttagatagagCTTTCGCTTTATGAAGTCTTAAAACTCGTTTCAGCTTGTCCATGAAgcgcaaatttttttattaatcaaatGGGTGTTAATTTATTTAGAATAAAGAAGCTATTTTAGATGTCTGATAATATTAGCttaggctagaatactctcagttttttttttttttttttgagaaagagcttcattcattaaacgTGATGAACTAAGCATACATGGTGGAAACAGCTAGGACCTCTTAGAAAAGCCGAAAAAACCAAAGAAACCAAAACAAAAGGCCAAAAATAAAcatgtaaaagaaaaacaaaaggatGTAGCTAGGGCAGGAGTTTATCATGAATCACATAACGTCAGTCTAGTCCTTCGACAAAGACTTGACGCGAACAGTGGTCCGGCTTGCGTTGGGAGGTATCTCACGAAAGATAGTGTTGTTGTGCTCGGTCCATACGACCCACCAGATCACCGCCAATTGTGTTAAACTCTTCGCTCTCGACACCGCATTGGGGTTACAAGATATCTCTTTCCATAGACGCCGAATATCCCCCGAGCCGAATATCAACCGAGTCCACTTCGCTCGCCTCTGTGCCTCCCTCACACAATATAAGGTATCTGACAAAGACACAGTCACGGAAAAGGTGATTGCAGTTTTCTAGAAACACCGCGCAAAAAATACACTATTGGTCCACAGGGCACCCTCAACTGGTCAGTCTATCCGCTGTAAGTAATCTCTTGCGAAGTAGAATCcagatgaaaattttaattttgacc
Coding sequences:
- the LOC109710826 gene encoding CBS domain-containing protein CBSX6, translating into MALVFVHHVVGDLTVGKPDIVEFAETETLEAAARAIADCAEGAITVWRPRTPAEAARPAERFVGMLNSLDVVAFLARSGAGADHERVMRTTPVADVVVRNPGLLREVDPGTRLIDALEMMKQGVRRLLIRKSVTWKGMSKRFSVLYNGKWLKNAAETSSKGDSSATSNSSTQPSSSSCRLPDDEKFCCLSREDIVRFLICCLGALAPIPLSSISSLGAINLLYSHISASVPAIEAAHKIPQDPCAIAVVETNPDGSHKIIGDISAYKLWKCDYLAAAWAMANLSAGQFVIGADENRSPAPITLPDFGISPSFDETGTRGSPRLSKFSSRSIGFVGTQANHMAVGRLRSMYRGRSAPLTCKSTSSLAAVMAQMLSHRATHVWVTDPESEDGILVGVVGYGDILNAVTKNVFSTAP
- the LOC109710817 gene encoding ATP-dependent DNA helicase 2 subunit KU80, with protein sequence MARNREAVVLLLDVGPSMHGVLQEVEKVCSMLVQKKLIYGKSDEVAVVVFGTGETNNELQKEVGGYEHVVVLRNIKVVDGEATDTLQNLPRGTVPGDFMDAIVVGIDMLIKKFGPTNKGKQRLCLITDAKYPIKDPYEGTKKDQVDAICQQMKAHGVKFDCIVYREPGAMRTSVMDENDHLLDLFSKRIVARTVHVDSPLSLLGALRTRNIMPVTVFRGDMEISSNMKIKVWVYKKTSEERFPTLKMYSDKAPASDKFATHEVKVDFEYKSIEDPNKVIPPEQRIKGYRYGPQVVPISPAEWEAVKFKPEKSVKLLGFTDASNILRHYYMKDVYIFIPEPGNRKAIVAVSAIARAMKEMNKCAILRCVWRQGQGNVVIGVLTPNISSVDNIPDSFYFNVLPFAEDVREFQFPSFDNLPSSYHPSEEQQEAADNFVRMLDLAPSGRQEILQPDFTPNPVLERFYRFLELRSKQPDADVPPLDTSLKMMTEQSPDVFSDQKLLIEFPKHFELKENPKKKKSSRRAWREKPSLSNEEVSAKDPTASNLLEYSSDKKVEKIGNQNPIQDFEAMMARRDSSKWVRKAIEEMQNYIANMLENSHEQDAFQKAVECLKALRKGCIIEQEPREFNRFLIELKDKRKITNLANFFDLLLSNKITLISKEEAADSDVAEEEAKNFPVKAESASQ